One Buchnera aphidicola (Aphis glycines) genomic window, ATTATGTGGTATAAAAACACCAGCAATAGGATTTGCTATAGGAATTGAACGTTTAATTTTATTGATGAAGTCACTAAATATTTGTGCTATAAAAAAAGAAAGAATTAATATTTATATTATTTTTTTAGGAAAAGAAAATAAAAATCATGCTATTAGTCTATCAGAAGAAATAAGAGACACATATCCTAGGCTAAACATATTTATAAATTTTTCGAATTGCAGTCTTTCAAAAAAAATTAAGCACGCTGTTGAATCCTCATCTCGTATTGCAATTTTAATAGGTTCAAATGAAATTAAAAACAAATGTTATTTGATAAAAGAACTAAAAACAAAAAAAGAATTTTATCTTTTTAAAAATGAATTAATGCTGAAAATTGACAGTGTTTTTAATAAATATCTTTCAAAGGACAATTAACTTTTAAAAAATTTATTTTAATTTTTATTTCAGGAAAAACATGTTTAATAAACAGATAGAATTTAAAAAATATGATCCAGAATTATGGATAGCTATGTTAAAAGAAAACAAAAGACAGGAAAATCACATAGAGTTAATTGCATCAGAAAATTATGCTAGTAATTATGTAATGTATGCACAAGGATCTCAGTTGACTAATAAATATGCGGAAGGTTATCCAGGAAAACGATATTATGGCGGTTGTGAGCACGTAGATATTATAGAACAGTTAGCAATTGACCGAGCAAAAAAATTATTTAATGCTGATTATGCAAATGTTCAACCTCATTCAGGTTCTCAAGCTAATTTTGCAGTTTATACAGCTCTTGTTAAACCTGGTGAAGTTATTTTAGGTCTGAACTTATCTCATGGAGGACATTTAACACATGGTTCTTCTGTAAATTTTTCAGGTAAATTATATAATGCAATTAATTATGGAGTCGATCTAAACGGAGAAATTAATTATGAAGAAATATATAAATTAGCTAAAAAATATCGACCAAAAATGATTATTGGTGGATTTTCTGCGTATTCTGGTATTTGTGATTGGTCTAAAATGCGCAATATTTCAGATGAAGTCAATGCTTATTTAGTTGTTGATATATCTCATGTTGCAGGATTAGTTGCCACAGAACTTTATCCAAGCCCAATAGATTATGCACATGTTGTTACCAGTACTACACATAAAACATTAGCAGGACCTCGGGGAGGTATTATTTTAGCTAAAAACGGAAATAATATGTTTTATAATAAATTAGATTTGTCTGTTTTCCCCGGTGGACAAGGTGGTCCACTAATGCATGTAATTGCAGGGAAAGCAATTGCTTTTAAAGAAGCTTTAGAGCCAAGTTTTAAAATATATCAAGAACAAATTTTAAAAAATGCTAAAATTATGGTGAAAACACTCTCACAACAAGGATATGAAATTGTTTCAGGAAATACTTTTAATCATTTATTTTTAATAGATCTAACAAATAAAAAAATTACAGGTAAAGATGCTGACATTGCTTTAGGCAAAGCTAATATTACTGTAAACAAAAATACTATCCCTAATGATATTAGAAGTCCTTTTGTTACTTCTGGAATACGAATTGGAACACCTGCAGTTACAAGAAGAGGTTTTAAAGAACCAGAATTATCACAAGTTAGTTTATGGATTTCAAGTATTTTAAATGATGTTAAGAATATTAAAAATATTTTAAAAATTAAAAATAAAGTTTTAGAAATATGCTCTAAATATCCTGTTTACATGTAAATTTTACTAATGTATCCATCTTTGTTAAAGAGAATATTAATTTTGCTAGTAATACATTTTATTCAGGTAATTTAATTTTAATTTTATTTACGTTTGTTTTATTTATGTGTTTTGAATAAGGTACTATCCCTAATAATGGCGATTTAATATAACTTAACAAAGTTTGGATATAATATGAAGTATATTGATTTTCTGGAAAAATGTTATTTGCAACCCATCCTACGCATATTAAATTATCTGCAAGAATAGATTTTTCAGTTAAGATAGCATGATTAATACATCCTAGTTTTATGCCTACAATTAAAATTACTTTTAATTTTTCTTCTTTTACCCAATCTGCAAAATTATATTTATTTGATATAGGAGTATTCCATCCGCCAGCACCTTCGATTAAAATCCAATTAGATTTTAAAGAAATTTTTTTTAAACCTAAAGATAAATGTTCTTTTTTTATTTTTTTTTTCTTTATTACACTTAATATATTAGGTGGAGCGTTTTCAAAAAATGAAATTGGGTTAATTTCTTTATAACTTAAATAAATAGAACTGCTTTTTTGTAAAATATAACTATCTTCATTAATGAATTTATATTTTTTTTTATCAGTTTCAAAATCTATATTTTTGTACTTTTTTGTTCCAGAAGATATTGGTTTGTAACCTGCGGTTATATAACCAGAATTACTTGCTTTTTTTAACAAGATTCCACTTATCGTACTTTTTCCAATGTTTGTATCAGTACCAGTGACAAAAAATTTTTTTATCATAATTATCTTGTATGTTTATTAGGAGGTAATATATTTTAAATTAACTTAATATAATATACAAAAATTTATAAACTTATGTTAATGTAACTCAAACCAGTTTATTCTATGCATTCAGATAGTAAATACAAGAATATCATGGTTGGTTACTTAATTAAGTATATTTTATTTAAAATTTACAAAATGAAAAATTTTCTACTTAAATTCCAGCATTATAATATTGTTCTTGATTGAATTTTGTATTTTTTAAATTCAAGTTGTTTTCTCTTGTTGTATTTGTCTGATTATAATTAGGAGATAAATTTAATTTTTTAAAAAGTCTTAAATCACTTTCTTTCTCGGGATTGTTAGAAGTTAATAATTTACATCCATAAAAAATAGAATTTGCTCCAGCCATAAAGCACATAGCTTGTGTTTGATCATTCATATCTGTTCGACCTGCTGATAATCGAATATAAGATTTAGGAAGCATAATACGAGTAGCCGCTATAACCCTAATGAAATCAAAAGGTTCTACATTTAAATTATTTTCCATTGGAGTGCCTTTTATTTTAATTAACATATTTATTGGAACACTTTCAGGTTGTTTAGGAAGATTAGATAATTGCATTAATAATTTCATTCGATCCTGTATATTTTCTCCAAGACCAATAATACCTCCAGAACATAATTTCATTCCAGCGTCACGAACTATTTTTAAAGTTGTTAAACGTTCTTGATATGTTCTCGTGGTAATAACATGTTTATAAAAATTTTCAGATGTATCTAAATTATGATTATAAAAATCTAATCCTGCATTGAACAATCTTTTCGCTTGAGCATTATTGATGCTGCCTAAAGTCATACAAGTTTCCATACCCATTTTCTTTACTTCTTTAACAATTTTTTCTAAATACGGCATATCTTTTTCACTGGGGTTTTTCCAGGCTGCACCCATGCAAAATCGAGTTGAACCTGACTCTTTAGCATTTTTTGCAGATTTTAAAATCTGTTTTAATTCTAATAATGATTGTTTTTTTATTCCTGTTTTATACCTAGCACTTTGCGGACAATATTTGCAATCTTCTGGGCATGAACCGGTTTTAATAGATAATAATGTACTAATTTGTATTTTATTGGGATCAAAATTTTCACGATGTTTTTTTTGAGCTTCAAAAATAAGATCAAAAAAAGGCTTATCAAACAATGATTTTGTATCTTCTAGAGTCCATGTTTTTTTCATATTATCTCCAAAAAAAATATGATTTTATAAATTAAATGCTTATAATAAGGTATTCAATATTTTATACATAAATTATAATGAGTCAATCCGATATATTATTTGATTATAAACATATTTGGCATCCATATTCTTCTATTATAAATCCACTACCCTGTTATTCTGTTATATCAGCTAAGGGAGTATATTTAAAATTACAAAATGGAAGAAATATAATAGATGGCATGTCTTCATGGTGGTCTGCTATACATGGATATAATCATCCTATACTAAACAAATCTTTAAAGAAACAAATAAAAAAGATATCACACGTTATGTTTGGAGGAATAACGCATCCTTCAGCTATTTTGCTTTGTAGAAAATTAATTAAATTAACTCCAGAAAAATTAGATTGTGTTTTTCTTTCAGATTCTGGATCAGTATCTATTGAAGTCGCGATAAAAATGTTAATGCAATATTGGAAATCTTTAGGTCAAAATAGAACAAAAATATTAACTATTAGAAATTCTTATCATGGTGATACTTTTGCTGCTATGTCTATTTCCGATCCCGAAAATTCTATACACAAAATATATAAAAAATTTTTACCAAAAAATTTATTTGCAAACGCGCCAACTTCTAATTTTAATCAAGAATGGAATGCTAATGATATTATATCATTTCAAACAATAATAGAAAAAAATCAATTGCATATAGCCGGTGTAATATTAGAACCAATAGTACAAGGTGTAGGTGGAATGAAATTTTATCATTCTATATTTTTAAAAAAAGTTGAAGAATTATGTAAATATTATTCAATTCCATTAGTTTTTGATGAAATTGCTACAGGATTTGGTCGAACTGGAAAATTTTTCGCTTTTCAACATGCTAATGTTATTCCGGATATATTATGTTTAGGAAAAGCTATGACTGGGGGTACAATAACATTAGCTGCAACTTTAACTTCACGTGATATTGCCCAGACTATTAGTAGAAGTAATATTGGTTGCTTGATGCATGGACCAACTTATATGGGTAACCCATTAGCATGTTCTGTAGCTTATGCTAATATAAAAATATTAGAAACAAACGAATGGAAAAAACAAGTTATTAATATTGAAAAAGAGCTATTAAGCAGGTTGTTTCCATTAATTGAGCATCCAAGAGTTAATGACGTGCGCGTTTTAGGCGCTATAGGTGTAGTTGAATGCAAGCAGCACATTAATTTAGAATTAATGCAAAAATTTTTTGTCAAACATGGTGTTTGGATAAGGCCTTTTAAACAATTAATTTATATTGTTCCACCTTATATTATTAGTACAAAAAATTTAAAAAAACTAATTAATGTTATTCAACAATCTTTAAATGAAAATATTTTATTTTTTTAAAATTTTAAATTTTATAAGTTAGTATCCATAATGGTTCTATGCCTGTAGAATATGTATTGATTTTTTTCAAATGTCCTGTTTTTTGGTTAATATTGTATATAGAAAAATTATTAAATTTTTGACTTGCTACAATTATATATTTATCATAAAAATCAATACAGAACGTACGTGGTTGTTGTTCTATATAGTAAATTTTAACGAAAGAAATAGTGCCATTATTTTGATCAATATGAAACAGTGAAAGACTATTCAAAATTCTATCAGACACATACAAAAAATTACCGCATGATGTTAAATGGATATCAGCAGACCAATACTGACGAGAAACAATATGATTTTCTATGATTGAAATATTTTGTATATTTTCTACTCTAAATATATCATTCCTTATGTAGATCTTCCAGACATCTATAGTACCATTTAGTTCATTGATAGTATAAATAAAATCTTCATTAGGATGAAACTGAATATGACGCGGACCTGCATTGCATTTAGTTTTAATGAATGTTTGTTTTATATGCTTTAATATTCCATATTGCGTCAAATAATATAAATAGATACAGTCTTCTTTTAATGCAGTGACAAATAGTATATTATATTTTATGTTCATCAATGCTGCATGGCACCCATTAATATCATAAATAATTTGAATGGGATCTTTAGGAATTCCATGTTGGTTTAATGGAATAACGCTAAGAGAGTTAGTATGGTATGAACTACAAAATAAAAAATTTTTTTTAGGGCTAAAAGAAATATAATTAGGACTTCCTGGAATATAACTTTCATTTTTTTGTTCTAAATAACCATTTTTTTTAATATTATATACAATTATCCGATTGTTTGGACGCACACCAGCATATAATATATTTTTATCTTTAATATAATTCATTGGCTGAACATTACCATTAGTTTTAATCGTCTGAATTAATTCCATTTTTCCATCTTGATATAAATTCCACGCCTCTATGGTTTGACTCGTTGAGTTAGCAATATAAACAATTTGTTTCATATAGTTCCTCTTATAAAAAATTTTATTTTTCATTAATTTTAACTATTTGATTTTTTTAGGTGTTTTAATAAATTTATAATCCAATTTATACGCATAGTATCACTCTGAAAACTATGAAAAAATTTTAACTTTGTAGAATTAATCATTTTCCAAAGATCAGGTTCCTTGTGAAAAATTGAAAGTAAATATTGCATATTAATTGAATTTTTTTTATTAAATTTTATAATTCCTATATTTTTATTAGATTTAATATGTGAAATACCAATTTCTTTTGTTAATAATTTAATTTTCGCAATTAAAATTAAATTTTTAGCATATATTGGTAGTTTTCCAAATTGATTTAACAGTTCTAAAGATATTATTTTAATTTCTTTTTCACTTTTAGCATGTTCAATTTTTTCATAAAAAAACAATCGCTGATTTAAATCAAAGATATAATTTTTTGGCAATAAAGCAGGGATATATAGTTCAATATATGATTTTTTAATCAAATTTTCTAATGATATTTTTTCTCCATTTTTATAAATTTTAATAGTTTTATGTAAAAATTTCATGTATAAATCAATTCCTATACAATCAATATGACCACTTTGTTCCTTTCCAAGTAATTCACCTATTCCTCTAATCTCTAAATCTCTATTAGATAAATTAAATCCCCCTCCAAAATTGTTTGTCATAGCAATTGCTTCTAATCTTTTTTGAGCATCTAATGTAACTTTTTTAAAATTATTAACAAATAAAAAAGCATATCCTTGATTGTTGGAACGTCCAATTCTACCTCTAAGTTGATGTAACTGAGATAAACCAAAATGATCTGCGTTTTCAATAACAATAGTGTTTGCTTTAGGTATATCAATACCGCTTTCTATAACAGTAGTACAAACTAATACATTAAAACAGTTTTGGTAAAATTCATTCATTATATTTTTTAAATCAATATGATTCATTTTACCATGAACGATTTTAATTTTAGCATTAGGAATTAAATTTAATAATTTTGTAGCTATATTATCAATTCCTTGTATTTTATTATATATATAATATACTTGTCCGCCTCTAGATATTTCCTGAGAAATTGCTTTTTTTATTAAAATTGGATTATATTCATTTATAAAAGTTTGTATTTTTTTTCTTTCTTTTGGAGGATTAGATATAATAGATAAGTCTTTTATTCCGTGCATTGCCATATTTAATGTACGAGGGATAGGTGTAGCTGTTAAAGTTAATATATCAATATGAGAATATATTTTTTTAATTATTTCCTTGTGAATTACACCAAATCGGTGCTCTTCATCAATAATTAACAAACCAGGATTATACCATTCAATATTTTCAAATAAAATTTTATGAGTACCTATTAATATATTAATTTTACCAATACTAATATTTTCTAAAATTTTTTTCTTTTCTTTTATACTTCGAAATCTAGATAATATATCTATATTTATAGACCAATTAGCAAATCTTTTTGAAAAATTATTAAAATGTTGCTCTGCTAGTAGTGTTGTCGGAACTAAAACAACAACTTGTTTTTTATTAGATATACATATAAAAGCAGCCCGCATTGCAATTTCTGTTTTTCCAAAACCTACATCACCACAAATGATTCTATCCATAGGAATAGATTTATTCATATCATTTAATACTGATTTTATAGCATTTTTTTGATCCGAAGTGACTTGAAATAAACAATCTTGACAAAAAAGATTATATTGTTCTTCATTTTTTTGAAATGAAAAACCTTTTTTAGATAATCTATTTGCATAAATATTCAATAAAATTACCGCATGATCATATAAATTTTTACTAATTTTATTTTTTTCTTTATCCCATTTATTACTACCTAATTTATGTAAAACAATATTTTTTTCTGAATTTCCAGAATACGGAGAAATTAAATGTAAAGATGAAATAGGCACGTATAACTTATTTTCTTCTGCATATAAAATTACTAAATATTCTGACTCATAACTAGCTGTTTTTATTGTAGTTAATCCTTGATATCTTCCAATTCCATGCTGTATATGTATGATGAGATCGTGAATTTTTAATTGATATAAAAATTTATTTTTAATAGGTTTAATATTTATATTATTATTAATTTTAATTATCTCTTTTGTAGAGATAAATAAAAAATTTTTTTTAATATCTATAAAACTTTGATGTAAGTTTCCTATAACATAAAAAAAAGTATTTTTATGATTAACGTCATAAATGTTTTTTATATATTTGGGATAAATATTTTTTAGATTCAAAATTTTTAAAACTTCTATCAAACATTCTTGTTTTGTTATAAAAAAAATAGTTTTTCCTGAAAAATCATGTAAAAAAGAAAAAATTTTATTAATATTATTTATATCTCTATTTTTTTTAAAAAAACTTGGTAACTGCTGATGATGATAGTTCAAGAAATTTTTATTTGCTATACTTGTAGAGATAATTTTCATAATAAAATATTTTTAAATAAGATAAAAATTGCTTAATTTTGATTAAGAATTTCAAAAAAATGGTAGTCAAAATTAGATTTTATCTATGTTGAAAATGTTTTTATATCAATTAATTACATCGTTCAAATTTGTAACTTGATAATTAATGAAAAAAATTTAATTATTTAATAAAATTTTAGTAATTTTCTGTAAAATAAATATAAAAAAATAAAGATTCTATTTTTTATTTATTATATTATTTTTTTAAAAAAATATTATATTTCATTTTAAAAAAATTTTTATTTTAATTATGATAAAATATTATTTCGTATTTAATTAATTAATTTTGTAATAAAAAATTTTTTATTTAAACAATATTAAAATTTATTAAAAAATTTTATCAAAAAAAAGATATTTTAATGTATAAGCCCATATATATATTTATTGGTTTGCGTTATTTTTGGAACCGTCATTTAACAAATTTTAAAAAAATTATTACTATTTTGTCTATTATAGGTATCAGCATTGGAATAACATCTATTATTATTACAATGTCTTTAGTATATGGATTTCAGAACGAATTTAAAAAAAGTGTGCTTTCATTCATTCCCCATTTAATTATTACAAATAAGAGTTATTATATCAACAAATCTGAATTTCCTAAAAATATTTTAAAATTAAAAAATGTTAAAAGAGTATCTAGTTTTATTAGTGATAAAGTTCTTATTCAAAGTAAAGAAAATATCACTACTGGCGAAATTATTACTTTTGACAAAAAAGATTATAATATTTTTAAATGTTATAATATTCACAATTATCTATACACACTCAATGAAAAACAAAATAATATTATCTTAGGAAAAAAATTAGCAGAAAAATTACATGTAAATATTAATGATTCAATTAAATTGATAATATTACCTAAGATTAAAAAAAATTTTTTTAAAAAAAAGTTTAATACACGGATATTTAAAATAACTGGTTTATTTAATACAAATAATGACATTGATGATTATCAAATAATAATTAACACTAAAATTGCTATAAATTTTTTAAATTATTATAAAAATTATATTACTGGTTGGAGAGTTTGGTTAAAAGATCCGTTTTTTTTGAATATAAATTCTTTTCAAATTAAAAAAAATAATTTAATTTTTTTAGACTGGAAAACACAACAAGGTGAGTTGTTTAAAGCAATACAAATTGAAAAATATATTATGTTTCTTTTTTTTGTTTTAATTTTATTGATTGTAGGAATTAATATAGTTATTACTTTGACAGTAAATATGATAGAAAAACAAAATATTATTGCGATTTTACAAACACAAGGATTATGTCGAAAAAAAATTATGTTAATATTTGTTACATTAGGAGCTAGTACTACTATAATTGGTATTTTTTTAGGAACATTAATTAGTTTTATATTAATATTTCAAGGGAAAATAATTAATTTTTTAATAAATACCTTGTTTAGTGATATTGACATTCCAATAAAAATTTTTCCTTTTCAAATTCTTATAGTCGATATTACATTTGCAATGATATCTGTTGCGTCTACACTATATCCAATTTGGCATATCACTAAATCAACACCTTCTAAAATTTTATCTTATGAATAATATAATTTTACAATGCATCGATTTGACTAAATCTTATAAAGATAACAAAAAAATAACTCATATTTTAAAAAAAACATCATTCTGTCTTAAGAAAAGTGATATAGCAGTTATTATTGGAAAATCAGGATCTGGAAAAAGCACTTTTTTACATTTAATTAGCGGCCTAGAAAAACCTACTTCTGGAACTATTTTATTTGATGGTATATCATTAAGTTCAATGTCATCTAATCAAATAGCTCAATTAAGAAATGTGAATTTAGGATTTATTTATCAATTTCATCATTTACTGCTTGATTTTAATGTACTTGAAAACGTTGCAATGCCATTACTTATTAGCAATAAAACTGTTAGTGAAGCTAAAGAAAAAGCATACGAAATGTTAATTAAAGTTAATTTAGAAAAAAAAATTAAAAAATACCCATCTGAATTATCCGGAGGGGAGAGACAAAGAGTAGCTATTGCTCGAGCTTTTATTAATACACCAAAATTAATAATAGCAGATGAACCTACTGGAAATTTAGATTCTTATAATGCGAAAATAATTTTTGACTTGATATTTGAATCGAATATGAATTTAAAAACTTCTTTCTTAATTGTAACACATGATCTGGCATTTGCAAGGCAAGCACATGTGTTATTTGAAATAAAACATAGTCAACTAAATATAAAAAAACATATTCAATGAATTTTTTACCTTTTTTTATTGCAAAACGATTATATTTAAAAAACAATAACAATCATATAATTTTTTTAATTTCTATTTTATCTAAAATAGCAATTGCTTTGAGTGTTTTTATATTAATTATTAGTATTAGCGCTTTAAATGGATTTAAAATATTAGTAAATCAAAATATTTTGTCATCTGTACCTCATGGAATTATACAATCAATAGACAAACCATTCTTGCATTATCGGAAGATTATACAAAAAATTAATTCTATATCAGGAGTAAATTACTCTGAACCGTATATTTCATTAAGCGCAGTTTTACTAAAAACAAATAAAATTAAATTTTTTAATATTAAAAGTTTTACAAATATAAAATATATAAAAAAATACTTTTCTTTTCAAGAAGAGAATTATCAATTATCAAAGTTAGATAATTTTCAACATAATCAAATAATTCTTTCTTCTGATTTGTCTAGAGATTTAGAAATAAAAGAAGGAGATTGGATCAATTTTATAATTTTAGATAATAAGTTTTCTTTTCAATTAAATAAAATTAAAATATTTTCTCTTCAAATTAAATCTATATTTAATTCTAATGGAGTTTCAAATTCTAATATTGGGTTGATTCCATTTTCTTTTTTTCAAGGCAATTTTGACATAATAAATAATATTAATACTATTGAATTGTATATGTCTCGTCCATTAGACGCTAACAAAATTGTTTTAGATGCAGCTAAAATAATCAAAACTCCCGTAAGTTTATATACTTGGATTAATAACTATCAATATATATATAATGATATTAATAAAATAAAAACAATAATATATATTACATTATTAATGCTAATAATAATTTCTTCTTTCAGTATTATATCTGTATCATTGTTATCTATCTCGAAAAAAATAAAAGATATTTCTATTTTACGTAGTATAGGTGCTAACAATATTCTTATTCAACTTATCTTTTTATATTATGGTTTTCGTTTTATTTTAATAGGAAATGTAATCGGTTTATTCTTTGGTGTTATAACTATTTTAAATTTTAAGAATATTATGTGTTTTTTAGAAAAGCATTTTAACAATAACTTATTATTAAATAATATTTATTATCATAATTTTTTATTATTAGACTTAAATTTATCAGATATAATAATCATTTTTATCAGTACTATAGTAATAGGAATTCTTTCGAATTTATATCCTGCATATTATGCTTCAAAAATAGATCCTAATAAGATATTAAAAAAATTTTAATTATTTAATATTGATAAAATATTTTTTAATTAATTAAAATTTTTTATAAGTTTAATATTAATTGTATGTTTTTTAACAGAATAACTTGGTGAAATTATGACTATTAAGGTAGGTATAAATGGCTTTGGCCGTATTGGACGTGTTATATTTCGACTAGCTCAAAGACGTACAAATATCGAAATTTTAGCAATCAATGATTTAATTGACCCTGAATATATAGCTTATATGTTAAAATATGACTCTACACATGGTGATTTTCAAAAACATATTGAAGTAAAAAATAAAAATATTATTGTAAATGGAAAAAAAATTAGAACTACTTCGATTAAAGATCCTAAAAAATTAATGTGGAGTGATTTATCAATTGATGTTGTAATTGAATCTACAGGTCTCTTTTTAACTCAAGACACCGCTTATCAACATATTTTAGCGGGAGCAAAAAAAGTTGTAATCACTGGTCCTTCTAAAGATGATATTCCAATGTTTGTTAAAGGAGCTAATTTTGATAAATATCAAGGCGAAAATATTGTATCTAATGCATCTTGTACGACTAATTGCTTAGCTCCTTTAGCAAAAGTAATAGATGATAATTTTGATATTGTAGAAGGTTTAATGACTACTGTTCATGCTACTACAGCTACTCAAAAAGTTGTTGATAGCGCTTCAAATAAAGATTGGAGGGGAGGTAGAGGAGCATTTCAAAATATTATTCCTTCCTCTACTGGAGCAGCAATAGCTGTTGGAAAAGTTTTGCCAAATTTAAATAGAAAATTAACAGGTATAGCATTTCGTGTTCCTACATCTAATGTATCTGTTGTAGATTTAACAGTGCGTTATAAAAAATCAACTACATATGAAGAAATATGTTCTGTTATTAAGCATGCTTCAAATCAAGAAATGAATGGAATATTAGGATATACAGAAGATGAAGTAGTATCATCAGATTTTAACGGAAAAGAACTCACTTCAATATTTGATGCAAAAGCAGGTCTATCATTAAATAAAAATTTTTCTAAACTTATTTCTTGGTATGATAATGAAACTGGTTATTCTAGTAAAGTTCTAGATTTAGTTACGTTAGTATCTACAAAATAAACAGAATAAATTTATATTAATAATCTACAAAATAGCAGTATTAAGGACGCACTTAATACTGCGTATCGAAAAGAAAATTATAAAACATTAAATAAATTAATTTTTATTGTCTTGCTAATCTGATTAAATTAGGTTCAAAAAAAATATTACTTCGCCATGGATTAATATCAATACCCCCTCTTCGAGTATATCTTGCATAAATACTAAGTTTTTGAGGATTACAAATTTCTTGAATATCGTTAAATATTCTTTCAATACATTCTTCATGAAATTCATTATGATTACGGAAAGAAACTAAATATTTTAATAATGCAATATGACTAATTTTTTGACCGCTATAAACAATATTAATAGATGCCCAATCAGGTTGATTAGTTATTGGGCAATTTGATTTAAACAAATTACTATATAAAGATTCAATAACTATTTTGTTTTTTTTAGAACAGTTTTTAAGTAATAATTTATTATAGTTATATGATTTTATTGCAATGTTTTTATTATCTATACAAGTTCCAGAAAATTTAGATATACCTAAGTTCTCAATTTCATGTAAATAAAAAAATTTTACTGAAACTTCTCCTGTCACACATTTATTTAAATCAGATGTAAATATTTCTATTAAATTTCTTCTATTTTTAAATTTAATTTGATTAAAACTATTTA contains:
- the glyA gene encoding serine hydroxymethyltransferase; translation: MFNKQIEFKKYDPELWIAMLKENKRQENHIELIASENYASNYVMYAQGSQLTNKYAEGYPGKRYYGGCEHVDIIEQLAIDRAKKLFNADYANVQPHSGSQANFAVYTALVKPGEVILGLNLSHGGHLTHGSSVNFSGKLYNAINYGVDLNGEINYEEIYKLAKKYRPKMIIGGFSAYSGICDWSKMRNISDEVNAYLVVDISHVAGLVATELYPSPIDYAHVVTSTTHKTLAGPRGGIILAKNGNNMFYNKLDLSVFPGGQGGPLMHVIAGKAIAFKEALEPSFKIYQEQILKNAKIMVKTLSQQGYEIVSGNTFNHLFLIDLTNKKITGKDADIALGKANITVNKNTIPNDIRSPFVTSGIRIGTPAVTRRGFKEPELSQVSLWISSILNDVKNIKNILKIKNKVLEICSKYPVYM
- the bioD gene encoding dethiobiotin synthase → MIKKFFVTGTDTNIGKSTISGILLKKASNSGYITAGYKPISSGTKKYKNIDFETDKKKYKFINEDSYILQKSSSIYLSYKEINPISFFENAPPNILSVIKKKKIKKEHLSLGLKKISLKSNWILIEGAGGWNTPISNKYNFADWVKEEKLKVILIVGIKLGCINHAILTEKSILADNLICVGWVANNIFPENQYTSYYIQTLLSYIKSPLLGIVPYSKHINKTNVNKIKIKLPE
- the bioB gene encoding biotin synthase BioB, translating into MKKTWTLEDTKSLFDKPFFDLIFEAQKKHRENFDPNKIQISTLLSIKTGSCPEDCKYCPQSARYKTGIKKQSLLELKQILKSAKNAKESGSTRFCMGAAWKNPSEKDMPYLEKIVKEVKKMGMETCMTLGSINNAQAKRLFNAGLDFYNHNLDTSENFYKHVITTRTYQERLTTLKIVRDAGMKLCSGGIIGLGENIQDRMKLLMQLSNLPKQPESVPINMLIKIKGTPMENNLNVEPFDFIRVIAATRIMLPKSYIRLSAGRTDMNDQTQAMCFMAGANSIFYGCKLLTSNNPEKESDLRLFKKLNLSPNYNQTNTTRENNLNLKNTKFNQEQYYNAGI
- the bioA gene encoding adenosylmethionine--8-amino-7-oxononanoate transaminase; the encoded protein is MSQSDILFDYKHIWHPYSSIINPLPCYSVISAKGVYLKLQNGRNIIDGMSSWWSAIHGYNHPILNKSLKKQIKKISHVMFGGITHPSAILLCRKLIKLTPEKLDCVFLSDSGSVSIEVAIKMLMQYWKSLGQNRTKILTIRNSYHGDTFAAMSISDPENSIHKIYKKFLPKNLFANAPTSNFNQEWNANDIISFQTIIEKNQLHIAGVILEPIVQGVGGMKFYHSIFLKKVEELCKYYSIPLVFDEIATGFGRTGKFFAFQHANVIPDILCLGKAMTGGTITLAATLTSRDIAQTISRSNIGCLMHGPTYMGNPLACSVAYANIKILETNEWKKQVINIEKELLSRLFPLIEHPRVNDVRVLGAIGVVECKQHINLELMQKFFVKHGVWIRPFKQLIYIVPPYIISTKNLKKLINVIQQSLNENILFF
- a CDS encoding beta-propeller fold lactonase family protein, yielding MKQIVYIANSTSQTIEAWNLYQDGKMELIQTIKTNGNVQPMNYIKDKNILYAGVRPNNRIIVYNIKKNGYLEQKNESYIPGSPNYISFSPKKNFLFCSSYHTNSLSVIPLNQHGIPKDPIQIIYDINGCHAALMNIKYNILFVTALKEDCIYLYYLTQYGILKHIKQTFIKTKCNAGPRHIQFHPNEDFIYTINELNGTIDVWKIYIRNDIFRVENIQNISIIENHIVSRQYWSADIHLTSCGNFLYVSDRILNSLSLFHIDQNNGTISFVKIYYIEQQPRTFCIDFYDKYIIVASQKFNNFSIYNINQKTGHLKKINTYSTGIEPLWILTYKI